A genomic window from Tenebrio molitor chromosome X, icTenMoli1.1, whole genome shotgun sequence includes:
- the kcc gene encoding solute carrier family 12 member 4, which translates to MSERFRVSKSEDPNSIFGKYSESRISEDEDRATEKLLPTNNASLRKTAGQGDAAEEQPFVSEKMSGYETNLYLYSEEMEDRPRISTLISSLANYSNTIPPASNDPDARPAGGGARMGTLMGVYLPCIQNIFGVILFIRLTWVVGTAGALQGFLIVLCCCCVTMLTAISMSAIATNGVVPGGGSYFMISRSLGPEFGGAVGMLFYTGTTLAAAMYIVGAVEIVLTYMAPWLSIFGDFTKDQDAMYNNFRVYGTGLLVVMGTIVFIGVKFVNKFAAVALACVILSILAVYIGIFRNINGKDDLQMCVLGKRLLRVAINDCHKNVSGPLHDMFCPNSSLSCDQYYSTHDVSIVNGIKGLSSGVIMDNIYDSFLETGQYLAIGKNPEDIEPMDAGNQQSNQVTSDITTTFTILIGIFFPSVTGIMAGSNRSGDLADAQKSIPVGTICAILTTSTVYLSSVILFAGTVDNLLLRDKFGVSIGGKLVVANMAWPNEWVILIGSFLSTLGAGLQSLTGAPRLLQAIAKDGIIPFLSPFAVSSSRGEPTRALLLTIVICQCGILLGNVDLLAPLLSMFFLMCYGFVNLACALQTLLRTPNWRPRFKYYHWSLSFIGLALCIAIMFMTSWYFALLAMGMAGMIYKYIEYRGAEKEWGDGIRGLALSAARYSLLRLEEGPPHTKNWRPQLLILVKLTSDLVPKYRKLFAFASQLKAGKGLTVCAAVIGGDFTRSYGEAMAAKQSLRKTMDEERVKGFVDILVARNITEGLSNLVQTSGLGGMKPNTVILGWPYGWRQSEDDRTWQVFLQTVRNVTSAHMALLVPKGINFFPDSTEKVFGNIDIWWIVHDGGLLMLLPFLLKQHRTWKNCKMRIFTVAQLEDNSIQMKKDLKTFLYHLRIEAEVEVVEMMDSDISAYTYERTLMMEQRNEMLRELRLNKKQSLGVVDLVDFNEMSTEEKLPLVQSIVDQHHQNIDAKTATKVRFQEPSADGEKDNKVSESEPTNEPNSQTKIEDNENSTTEKDDPSEKECNEETKENSVSEEKKKPATLTCDEGNVRRMHTAVKLNEVIVNRSHDAQLVILNLPGPPKDTKLERESNYMEFLEVLTEGLERVLMVRGGGQEVITIYS; encoded by the exons atgtcggAACGATTTCGCGTTTCGAAGTCGGAAGATCCAAATAGTATTTTCGGTAAATACAGTGAGTCCCGTATTTCAGAGGATGAAGACCGGGCGACGGAGAAACTGTTACCAACCAACAACGCCAGCCTCAGGAAGACTGCCGGTCAAG GAGATGCCGCCGAAGAACAGCCATTCGTGTCGGAGAAAATGTCGGGGTACGAAACGAACTTGTACCTGTACTCCGAAGAGATGGAAGACAGGCCCAGAATATCAACGTTAATTAGTTCGTTGGCAAACTACTCAAATACCATTCCTCCTGCATCGAATGACCCCGATGCGCGACCGGCCGGCGGGGGCGCACGCATGGGCACCCTCATGGGTGTCTATCTACCCTGTATCCAGAATATTTTCGGTGTTATCCTTTTTATTCGATTGACGTGGGTGGTTGGCACAGCAGGAGCGCTCCAAGGCTTCCTCATCGTATTATGCTGTTGTTGCGTCACTATGCTGACGGCCATTTCGATGTCGGCTATCGCCACCAACGGTGTAGTACCGGGAGGCGGTAGCTACTTCATGATCTCCCGGTCACTTGGTCCAGAATTCGGTGGTGCCGTTGGCATGTTGTTTTACACCGGCACCACTTTAGCGGCAGCCATGTATATTGTCGGTGCTGTTGAGATAGTACTG ACCTACATGGCTCCTTGGTTGTCTATCTTTGGGGATTTCACGAAAGATCAGGACGCAATGTACAACAATTTCCGGGTATATGGAACTGGTTTACTCGTGGTGATGGGAACTATTGTGTTCATCGGTGTCAAGTTTGTCAACAAGTTTGCTGCAGTTGCTCTTGCATGCGTCATCCTCTCCATACTGGCTGTGTACATTGGAATATTTCGCAATATCAACGGCAAAGATGATTTGCA AATGTGTGTCCTTGGAAAAAGACTGCTACGAGTTGCCATAAATGATTGTCACAAAAACGTCAGTGGTCCTTTACACGACATGTTTTGTCCGAATTCATCCCTCTCCTGCGATCAATATTACTCGACTCACGATGTATCGATAGTAAATGGAATTAAGGGACTGTCATCCGGGGTGATCATGG ACAATATCTATGACAGTTTTTTGGAAACGGGACAGTACTTAGCCATTGGCAAAAATCCCGAAGATATCGAACCCATGGATGCTGGAAACCAACAAAGTAATCAAGTTACTTCGGATATCACGACCACGTTTACGATTTTAATTGGAATATTTTTCCCATCGGTGACCGGTATTATGGCCGGATCTAATCGTTCCGGTGACTTAGCCGATGCCCAGAAATCTATCCCAGTCGGAACAATTTGTGCCATTCTCACAACGTCGACTGTCTATTTATCTTCTGTGATTCTTTTTGCTGGCACTGTCGACAACCTTCTACTTAGAGACAA ATTTGGTGTATCTATAGGTGGTAAATTAGTTGTTGCCAACATGGCTTGGCCAAACGAATGGGTCATATTAATAGGATCATTCCTTTCAACACTCGGTGCTGGTCTACAGTCGTTGACCGGAGCCCCTCGTCTGCTGCAGGCCATCGCCAAGGATGGAATCATTCCGTTTTTATCGCCTTTTGCTGTATCGTCTAGCCGAGGCGAACCAACTCGGGcattattattaactattGTAATTTGTCAATGTGGTATACTATTAGGAAACGTCGATCTATTGGCGCCTTTATTATCGATGTTTTTCTTGATGTGCTACGGTTTCGTAAATCTTGCATGCGCTCTTCAGACACTACTGCGAACACCGAACTGGCGGCCAAGATTCAAGTATTATCATTGGTCTCTTTCGTTTATCGGCTTAGCGTTATGCATAGCAATAATGTTCATGACTTCTTGGTATTTCGCCTTGCTTGCCATGGGAATGGCAGGTATGATCTATAAATACATCGAATACAGAGG AGCCGAGAAGGAATGGGGTGACGGTATTCGAGGTCTAGCGTTATCGGCCGCGCGATATTCTCTACTGCGTTTAGAAGAGGGTCCTCCTCACACTAAAAACTGGAGACCTCAACTTCTCATCCTCGTTAAATTGACATCTGATCTCGTACCCAAATACAGGAAATTGTTTGCGTTCGCCTCGCAACTGAAAGCCG GCAAAGGTTTGACAGTGTGCGCTGCAGTGATCGGTGGGGACTTTACTCGATCGTACGGAGAGGCGATGGCGGCCAAACAGAGCTTGAGGAAGACCATGGACGAGGAGCGAGTCAAGGGTTTCGTCGATATTTTAGTGGCACGTAATATCACCGAAGGATTATCCAACCT AGTGCAGACGTCCGGTCTTGGCGGGATGAAACCGAATACTGTTATTTTAGGTTGGCCTTACGGTTGGCGGCAGTCAGAAGACGATCGCACTTGGCAGGTTTTCTTGCAGACGGTTCGAAACGTCACTTCCGCGCACATGGCGCTATTAGTTCCTAAAGGCATAAACTTCTTCCCCGATTCGACGGAAAAAGTTTTCGGCAATATCGATATCTGGTGGATAGTTCACGACGGCGGTCTCTTGATGTTGTTGCCGTTCCTTCTCAAACAACATCGCACgtggaaaaattgcaaaatgcgTATCTTTACTGTTGCTCAATTGGAAGATAATTCTATCCAAATGAAAAAAGACTTAAAAACGTTCTTGTATCATCTCCGTATCGAAGCAGAGGTTGAAGTGGTCGAAATG ATGGACAGCGATATTTCGGCGTACACATACGAAAGGACTTTGATGATGGAACAACGCAACGAGATGTTGAGAGAGCTACgtcttaataaaaaacagaGTTTGGGTGTG GTGGATTTGGTGGATTTCAATGAAATGTCAACTGAAGAGAAGCTGCCTCTG GTACAATCAATTGTAGATCAACACCATCAAAATATCGATGCTAAAACAGCCACCAAGGTTAGATTCCAGGAACCCAGTGCTGACGGAGAAAAAGACAACAAAGTTTCCGAATCGGAACCGACAAACGAG CCTAATTCGCAAACTAAAATTGAGGACAATGAAAATTCGACCACCGAAAAGGACGACCCGTCTGAAAAGGAATGTAACGAAgaaaccaaagaaaattccgtatctgaagaaaagaaaaaaccgGCTACGTTAACTTG CGATGAGGGCAACGTGCGTCGAATGCATACGGCTGTCAAATTAAATGAAGTAATAGTGAACCGATCCCACGATGCTCAACTAGTAATCTTGAATTTACCGGGTCCCCCAAAAGACACCAAGCTGGAAAGGGAATCGAATT ACATGGAATTCTTGGAAGTGCTCACCGAAGGTTTAGAACGCGTGCTCATGGTCCGCGGTGGTGGCCAAGAAGTTATCACTATCTACTCGTAA